The following proteins come from a genomic window of Girardinichthys multiradiatus isolate DD_20200921_A chromosome 8, DD_fGirMul_XY1, whole genome shotgun sequence:
- the LOC124873105 gene encoding TBC1 domain family member 10A-like, whose protein sequence is MATTEQGNGLELHDNTEKLTDSNGKGSSNGLDPGVNGSIPEESQVDKYGFTGGAQQSAGQLAEEVPIGVLRQREAKWLEMLNSWDKWMSKKHNKVKERCQKGIPPSLRGRAWLYLTGAKVKREQNKGRFEELDNQPGDPKWVDVIERDLHRQFPFHEMFAARGGHGQQDLFRVLKAYTLHRPEEGYCQAQAPVAAVLLMHMPAEDAFWVLVQICEKYLPGYYSTGLEAIQLDGEILYALLRRVSVVAHRHLKKHKLEPILYMTEWFMCAFSRTLPWSSVLRVWDMFLCEGVKILFRVGLVVLKCMLGTQEKVKSCQGLYETMELLKKINPQYMREGFLVQEIIELPVSEKDIEKEHQAQLRRWKENRGDLNCKSPPRMHGAKAIMTAEPPSRQELRQRPTIIVESPLASKTDVMPEDKEKGRIKTTKENGQTTVFPTEEIVNPSDPSPALEHTTIQGSKESLSSAEQDTYL, encoded by the exons ATGGCAACAACGGAGCAGGGAAATGGACTGGAACTTCATGACAACACAGAGAAGCTGACGGACAGTAATGGGAAGGGCAGTTCGAATGGACTGGACCCAGGGGTAAACGGCTCCATCCCCGAGGAGAGCCAGGTGGACAAGTATGGGTTCACTGGAGGAGCCCAGCAGTCTGCCGGACAACT TGCGGAAGAAGTTCCCATTGGGGTGTTGAGGCAACGAGAAGCTAAATGGCTGGAGATGCTGAACAGCTGGGACAAGTGGATgtccaaaaaacacaataag GTAAAAGAGCGCTGTCAGAAGGGGATCCCTCCATCCTTACGGGGCCGAGCCTGGCTCTATCTTACTGGGGCTAAAGTGAAAAGGGAGCAAAACAAGGGTCGGTTTGAG GAACTGGACAACCAGCCAGGAGATCCTAAATGGGTTGATGTCATTGAGAGGGACCTGCATCGACAGTTTCCTTTCCATGAAATGTTCGCAGCCAGGGGAGGTCATGG ACAGCAGGATTTGTTCCGCGTGCTGAAAGCTTACACTCTTCACCGACCTGAAGAAGGTTACTGCCAGGCTCAGGCTCCTGTTGCTGCAGTCCTTTTGATGCATATGCCAGCTGAG GATGCCTTTTGGGTTCTTGTCCAGATCTGTGAGAAATATCTTCCTGGATACTACAGCACAGGGCTG GAGGCGATCCAGCTCGATGGGGAGATCCTGTATGCTCTGCTGCGGCGGGTGTCTGTTGTGGCTCACCGCCACTTAAAGAAGCACAAACTGGAGCCGATCCTGTATATGACTGAGTGGTTCATGTGTGCCTTTTCCCGGACTCTACCCTGGTCCTCTGTGCTGCGGGTCTGGGACATGTTCCTCTGTGAGG GAGTGAAGATCCTCTTCAGAGTGGGCCTGGTTGTGCTGAAATGCATGTTAGGAACACAAGAAAAAGTGAAGTCCTGCCAAGGTTTATATGAGACAATGGAGCTGTTGAAAAAGATTAATCCACAGTACATGCGTGAAGGCTTCCTGGTGCAGGAG ATCATAGAGCTACCAGTGTCTGAGAAGGACATTGAGAAGGAACACCAAGCTCAGCTGCGGCGCTGGAAGGAGAATCGCGGAGATCTAAACTGCAAGTCCCCTCCCAGGATGCATGGCGCGAAAGCCATAATGACTGCCGAGCCGCCGAGTCGACAGGAGCTGAGACAGAGACCTACCATCATTGTTGAGTCTCCTTtggcatcaaaaacagatgtgatGCCAGAAGACAAAGAAAAGGGACGGATAAAAACTACAAAGGAAAACGGGCAAACAACCGTCTTCCCTACAGAGGAGATCGTTAATCCCAGTGATCCATCCCCAGCCCTTGAACACACGACCATCCAGGGGTCCAAAGAGAGTCTGAGCAGTGCTGAGCAGGACACATACCTTTAA